One Phormidium ambiguum IAM M-71 genomic window, TAGTTGGGGAGAAGCTAAATATTTCGAGCGTGCCATTTCACTGCTGCTAAACTGACGAATTGTTGTTCTGCGATCGCCTGATTCGACATTCCAGTTGCTAAATAATGCAATACTTCCAATTCCCGGTTACTTAATGGTTCAATTAAAGGTTGAATTAAAGCAGATTTCTTTTCCTCTATTGAACCAAACGCAGCTAATAAACGATTGCAAATGGAACGTTTTCATTTGAGCGCAACATTGCTAAAATTGGTTCACCAATCTCATCCAAAATCTGCTGTAAAGCTGTGACAAAATATATCCAAAAGCGTTTAGGATCGTTGTCAAGTTTATCTAATGAGAGCCAACTAACAGGTAATTCAATTTGATGCGCTCATGCACTGAAAATCGTTGTTTTACCAAAGCCCGCTGCTGCTGAAATTAGAATTAATTTGCTGGTTAAACCTTGGTTTAATTTAGCTAACAGATGATTTCGCTGCACTTCATGCGATCGCAACGATGGAAGATGCAGCTTGGTTATAAGCAAGGAACCAACCATGTTGAGCTAACCAAATATGCGAATCCTTTCTTTAGGGTAACGCATTGAATTGATTATGTAAGTGTTGTGTTGCAGTCTCTCCAAACGACTCTTTGGCGAGAGCAAAACTTAAAAAGTCTTTCGCTCGCCACGCGCTTTGTGGCATCTCTTCCATGTAGTAAAAATAATCCCAAAGGATAGCTTCCCAACTTGTGCAACGAAGCAATTTACCACCAAGAATACCTGTAGGTTCTAATGGGCAGGTTCCTGGAAGTAAGCTTTCTAACTCATAATTTTCTCCAACCCGAATGCAGGGTTCACAGTCTAAGAGAATTCCCTGGATCTGTGCTAGAAAACCATAATTCGTTTCTTCAATAATTGCACCACCAAGAGAATGTAGCAATGTTAGAAAATCTGTAGTGCGATCTCTCGGATAAGCAATATCAATATCCTCATGCTCACGGGTAATTCGATTTAATTTAGCATCGATCGCCCAACCACCTTGCAACCACAGAAGCATATTTATCTTATCTGTTTCTCCAAATAACTGATGGATCAACTCAATGTGCAGATCGTTCATAAAAAAGCCATCCCGATATATTTTCAGCTTTCCTCAAAATTAGGCAACACAAAGCTCAAACTCCTGTATCCTGAATAGGAATAAATCTGGTTTCTTTGAGTAGCAATTGTAGTTCGTTGTGAGGAAGTTTCGGAGCTTTCTCGCTATTGGCGCACATATCAAAAAAGAAGTCAGACATCAGCGCAATGATTTTACGGTATTTGACAATAGTGGCAACATAAAACCGATCTAAATTCATGTCCCCGTCATCATATATCTGCTCAATATTATCGAGTAATATTGACCTCAATTCAAAAGGTGGTAAACCTTCTTTGATGCCATATTTTTCCTGAATTCGGCGTTGCTCCAGTTCCGAACACGAATCATACAACCATCTAATGGGGTGTCCCAGATTCCGCATAACTTCTCCGTAGTCGTAAAACCTGTTTCGCTCAAAAAAAGACTCTTCTTCTTCAGTTAAAACAAAACTCTTGTCAAGCACCAAACCAAAGTCAGTCAAATAAATTTGCTCACCATCAGTGAGGATATTGCGAAAATGTGCGTCAAAATGGATGATTCCCTTTTCTCCTAAAAAGGCGATCGTCCTCCATAACTCATTAAGAGGTTTTTCCAGTTGATTAAGATTTTCCCGCAGCCATGTTTCCAGAACATTTGGAATATACTCTAGAAATAAAACCAACTCATAATTAGCATGAGCTTTATCTAACACATAGTTTCTGACGTTGGCATTATTTCCCCAGTGCTGCAAATCCAGATCTATATTTATACGTCGCCCAGACAAGGGAATAATTCGATAATGATACATCAATGGGAAAGTGGCAATTACTCCCTCCAATACCCAATTAGTTGTCTTGATATGAGCGATGAGTTCGCGGAAAACCCCTAAACCAATGGAACCGCAGCCGTAATTATAATTAGTTGGCAGGTTAGAGAAATTTCTAGTAGAAAAAAGGTTTTTATACTCAATATTTGTAACTGGGATATGCTTGACAAAAACCTGAGATTGCCCAAGAATGATAACCTGATTCGTTGCCCCACCTGTGGACTCATTCGACCCACTTTTGTCAAACAGAGAATGCAATTGTGTATTATCCAATTGAGCAATTTGGGAACTAAGATTGAAATATTTCTTTCTTCTAACTTCTATAGAATTGTTAGACATTCATTTCTGACCAAAATTGCAATCGGAGGTTTATTAATTATGTTAAATAAGTGATGTAGTGCTGGCGTATCAATCCCTGTTTCCGATTCCTGACTTGGTTTTGGAGAAGCGATCGCTAAATGAAAAAACATTTTAGAGCGGAAGAAGAAACAGGGATCGAACTTATGCAGCTTGATTACAGTTAATCATCCAAGGAATGCCAAAGCGATCGATCAACATCCCAAAACGGTAAGCCCAAAAAGTTTTCTCAAAAGGCATTTGCACTGTGCCGTTTTCTGCTAAAGTGTGAAAAATGCGATCGGCTTCTACTGGATCGTCAAGAGTAATGGTTACGGAAAAACCTTTTGTTTCTTGATGGTATTTTGGAGGGCTATCAGAACCCATCAATTCTTGGTTGCCAATCGTTAAGCTAGTGTGCATAATTTTATTGTGCCAATCCGATGGAATCTCTTCTTCGGTTGCTGGCTCTGGTGACTCTGCGTAAGTCATCATATCTGTGATTTTTCCACCCAGACATTGTTCATAAAACTTAAAAGCTTCTTCACATTGACCATTAAACATCAAGTAAGGATTCAGTTGCATGATCTACTCCTTGAGTGAATTATTCAGGAATGCGATTAGTGGGAAAAGCTACTGGTTATGCCAAGTCACTAGTTCAGAATAGTACAAATATACTGAAGTTTTTAACTGACAAAATCCATCTTAAGAAAGACCAGAAAGTGCAATGAATTTGCTAAAGCGTTTCTAAAGTGTTTAATATGCCACCATTGGATTTGATAGATATATTTCCAGGCGATCGAAACACTCAGACCAGCCCGAACGGTGAGAATCACGCGCTTCAATGGATTCAAAAATAGCTTGATGGAAAGTCAACTGAGTTTTGCCGTTCTGTTGTGTAAAAGTCACGGTAACAAGTGTTTCATGTTTTGGTTCAGAGTTTTCATCTTCCCAAGCAAAGGTAAAAACCAAGCGTTCTGGTTCGACGATTTCGCGGTAGACTCCCTGCAACCAGTGGTTTTTACCTTCAGGCGATCGAATACAAGCTCGATAACTCCCACCCGGTCGCACATCCATAGTACAAGATGTGGTCATAAAATCCTTTGGCCCTAACCAACGGGCAAAATGTTCTGGTTGAGTCCAAACTTTAAACACCAGGCTACGTGGTGCATCAAACACGCGCACGATTTGAAGTTCGCGTTCTTGCTGTGCAGATTTATCTACAGTTGTAGTTTTCATTGTGCAATTAATTTGCCTTATGTTTACGTGCCAAAATAAACAGAAATAGCGGAATGCGTAACCGTCGCCGATATTCTGACTCACTCCAGAAATTGTCTTTTTCAGGACGTGATTCTCGGATACGCACTAGCTCAAAACCAGTGTCTATTACCAAATCAAAATACTCTTCTAAAGTATGGTGATATTTGGTAATTTCCTGTCCTAACCAAGTGTGTACTCTAGCACCCGATCGAAAATAATTATCTACTAACCAGTTAGTGCGACAACCCTCAGCTAAACTAGCAAAGTTAGAAGTAATTGCAGGATGCTCTACCGAGATAACTAATCGCCCACCCGGACGAAGTGCTTGATACATTTGTTGAAACACGGGTTTGAGGTGTTCAACGTAGTTCAAAGCTAACCGCGACGATACTAAATCAGCCTGTTCTTTCTGCGCTTTCCATGTTTCTATACTTTGGTGATACACTTTTGCCGATGTGTTTGCTAGTGTTTCTAGGGCAAGATTAACCATTGCCCTAGAAACTTCGATACCTGTGTAAGAGTGCGCCCCTTGAAGGAGAGCTTTTTTCCCAAAGTCAGCATTCCCACATCCCAAGTCAACAATGTCTAGGTTGCTGAGATTTCCTGCTAGTTCCAAAAATATTGGACGTTCGAGCGTATCATTGGGGTTATCAGGTCGATCGCGCTGTGCCAGATACCTAGCTAACACTTCTGGGTTGTCGAAAAACTCTTGGTTTCCAGGCATTTTTTCCCTATCAGCCCAACACTATCATGTTACTGATTGCAGGAGTTCTTCGAGGCGGTTCAGTGTCGATCGCAATCCTAACTCCATTCCTGATTGGAGATGTCCATCTCGTGCTTCTACCGATTGGTGTTGAATATGAATGTGCAAGATTGTTTTTCCCTCTTGCTCGGTTAAAGTGAGTGTGTTTAGGCGATCGCTGTTAGGAATCTGTTCGTAGCGTTCGGTAGCAACCAAGCGTTCTGGCGAAACGATCTCACGATATTCACCTGAAAATCCATGTTCATTCCCGTTACTGGGGTCTTGCAAAACAAAGCGCCAAGTACCACCCACTCGCAAGTCGATTTCACAAACGCTCATTGTCATGCTACTACAACCGAACCATTGTCTGACTTGCTCCGGTTGAGTCCAAGCATCAAAGACAAGTTGGCGTGGAGCATTGAAAACGCGAGTAATTGCAATTTCTCGCTCTGATGGTAAGGTTAGGGTTAAACTATCGTGTCTATCTTCAACTTGCTTTGCCAGAAATTCTTCAAGGCAATCAAAGGTAGAATTCCATCCAGCAACCACGCCCATTTCTTCGTGCTTGCGGCGTTCCTGTGCCGACTCATGCACAATTTCCAGGGTGAGTTTAGTCTTGCCGTTAAGATCCTCAAATAATACTGTAATCACTATTCCCTGTGGTAAGTCAAAGTTACTCACCTGCTCGAAACCTTCATCAAATTCATCAGTGCTGACAATGCGTTCTGGTGGCAAGACTTCCCGAAAAACTCCTGTAACCGGATACTCTGTACCATCTGGGCCAACCATGACATAGCGCGATCGACCACCCGGACGCAAATCTAGTTCCGTGACACGAGTGGTAAAGCCTTTGGGTCCCCACCATTGCTCGATATGTTTTGCTTGAGTCCATGCTTGGAACACCAGTTCTCTTGGTGCGTTGAAAATGCGGGTAATGACGATTTGGCGATCGGACTCTGTTTCACTGTACCCATGTGGTTTCAACATTGTATTTCTCCTGAAAATGTAGCGATTGCAGGCTAATTCTCGTTATCTTGTTGATTTTCTTCGGCTTGTAATTGTTGTAAATAGTCGTCCAAGCGATCGAAACTCTCCTCCCAAAATTGGCGATATTGCTCCAGCCAGTCCGCTACCTCCTTGAGCGGTTCCGCTTTGATTTGGCAGGGTCGCCATTGCGCTTCCCGACTTCTTTCGATCAATCCAGCACGCTCTAGCACCTTGAGATGTTTGGAAATGGCGGGTAAGCTCATATCGAAAGGCTGGGCTAATTCTGTTACTGATGCTTCGCCTTGTCTGAGTTGAGCGAGGATGGCACGCCGCGTCGGATCTGCAAGGGCAGCTAGGGTGACGCTTAATCGATCGGTGGACATTTTGGGATGAGAATTGTATTTAACCGTGCAGTTAATTAACCACTAGGTTAAATGTACTAGTCGAAAATGTCAAGTACTAATTGGTTGATTTCCGCGCACTAATTCACAGCGATAGCAAGGACGATCGCAATTAAGCTCACAAGGGCAAATCCTGCACGGATAACATGGGAGTATTCCCATTGATTCCGCAAGTCCATCCAGTTTGCCTGGTTAGATTGATTCGTTCTGAATGAGAAAAAGCCAGCACTAAAGCCGCTGAGATCTTCGCCCGCAAGCCAGAATTGATTTACTGGGTGTATCAAGAGCCAGTACACGGCTTGCATCCCGGCTAATCCGAGTAATGCTACCAATGTTAGCCAGAATTGTACGCTTCCCAAAGTTGTCAAGAATAATAGGATGAGCGTTACAATTAGGCCACCGAACTCACCAACCCCTCCACCAATGGTGAATCCCGGATAATAAATAGGCTGTATGGCAAAATAATCTTCTTTTGTGAGTCGCATTTTTCCAGGTAACTCAAGGGCATGAGCAAGTGCCATTGCCATCGCCACAGCAATGAGGATTGCGGTTAAAATTTGGAGAATATTAAACATTGGTTATTCCTCCTAGTTAACTGTTAACTATCGGCATTTGATTCCTGTGACAATCACTCTCTCAACACTCTGTAGAATTATTCAGTCCGATCGCGCAAATACTGTGCAGGAGTTCCAAATAGAACAGTAATTATCAGCGTATTAAATGCAGTTAAATGACAGGCAAACCGTACTAAATCTGAAAAAGATGCTTATTTGTTTTATATTAGCTTGTTAGCATCCGAAATAACAATCATTCGTTTTGTATTACCACAGGTTCTAGCGGATATTTTAGTTAGGAGATAATTTATGAAGTCGATCGTTCGTAAATTTCGACAACAATTCTCAAAAAGTTTTTTGAGCAATTTAATGGTAATTTTAGTCTGCTTTGTTTTACTAATCGTCAGTGGACACAGAATGCCGATACATTCAGCTTCATCAGATTTAAAGATAGCTCAACAGATTGATTTGGGACAGCCATTTCAAGATTTAGATGTTGACGGCTACTACTGCTGAAATATGACAAAGGGTGTGAAGAAATCACCTTTATGCTGTTGGATAACAGTCATCACTGGAGGACAGCAAATGAATCGCGTTAATTCCACGAGAATCAATTTGATTTGCCATCTAGGATGATTTTGGGAGGCGATTATGCAACCATTGAAGGATAAGATTGCGATCGTTGCCGGAGGAACTCGCGGCGCAGGTCGAGGTATTGCGGTAGAACTCGGTGCAGCCGGAGCAACCGTCTATGTGACAGGACGCAGCACTTCTACTGAGCGATCGGAATACAATCGCCCGGAAACCATTGAAGAAACAGCGGAATTAGTCAATCAAGCAGGCGGAAAGGGAATCGCGGTACAAGTGGATCATCTAGATCCACAACAAGTGCTCTCGCTCGTTGCTCGTGTGGAGCGAGAGCAAGGACAGTTAGATATTTTGATTAATGATATTGGCGCAGAACATTTTGCAGAGTTTGATAAACCTATTTGGGAGGTCGATTTGGAGCGGGGGTTACGCTTGTTACGATTGGCGATCGACACTCATCTAATCACCAGTCACTTTGCCCTTCCATTGCTGATTCAAAAGCCAGGAGGATTAGTCGTTGAACTTACAGATGGAACCGCTGATTACAATCATCAGCACTATCGGCAAGCATTGATCTACGATCTGGCAAAGAATTCCATTATTCGCATGGCGTGGGCATTAGCACAAGAACTTCAACCCCATCACTGTACTGCTGTGTGCCTGACTCCAGGTTGGTTGCGATCGGAAATGATGCTCGATAGTTTTGGCGTGAGTGAAGCCAATTGGCAGGATGCCACAGCTAAAGAACCGCACTTTATCATTTCTGAAACCCCACGTTATGTTGGGCGTGCTGTTGCCCATTTAGCTAGCGATCCAGATGTGACGCGCTGGAACGGTCAGTCTCTTTCGAGCGGTCAACTTGCCAAGATCTACGGGTTTACAGATCTCGATGGTTCTCAACCGGATGCTTGGCGCTACATTCAGGAGATAACGGAAATGGGTAAACCTGCTGATCCGACTGGATACAGATGAGATTACCAATAACGTTATTCAACTGTATACTGTCGTTTGAATTGCTCATGTAAGTGTTGTGTTGCAGTTTCACCAAACGACTCTTTGGCGAGAGCAAAACTTAAAAAGTCTTTCTTTCGCCATTGACTTTGTGGAACTTCTTCAATGTAGTAAAAGTAATCCCAAAGGATGGCTTCCCAACTTGTGCAACGAAGCAGCTTACCGCCAAGACTTCCCGTAGGTTCTAACGGACAAGTTCCTGGTGGTAAGCCTTCTAATTCGTAGCCTTCTCCAACTTGAATGCAGGGTTCGCAGTCTAGGAGAACCCCCTGGATCTGTGCTAGAAAACCATAATTCGTTTGTTCAGTAATCGTACCACCAAGAAAATGTAGCAATGCTAGAAAATCTGTAGTGCAATCGCCCGGATAGGCAATATCAATATCTTCATGTTTACGGGTAATTCGATTTAACTTGGCATCGATCGCCCAACCACCCTGCAACCACAGCGGCAGATCGATCTTGTCGGCTTCCGAAAATAACTGATGGATCAATTCAATTTGAAAATTATACATAGTTCATAACAATTTAAAATTATTAAATGAGCGTTTACGTAATTCATTTACTTCCTTACTATGTATTATACAAAAGCCAATACTACCTGAAAAGTAAGTAGCCCAAATAGTTTTTAAATTCTTAATCATTTCCTGAAACCAAAACTCATTCTGGTTTAATTATAAACCATTCATGATACAAAATTGCCAGAAAAAATTCCTCT contains:
- a CDS encoding nucleotidyltransferase domain-containing protein produces the protein MNDLHIELIHQLFGETDKINMLLWLQGGWAIDAKLNRITREHEDIDIAYPRDRTTDFLTLLHSLGGAIIEETNYGFLAQIQGILLDCEPCIRVGENYELESLLPGTCPLEPTGILGGKLLRCTSWEAILWDYFYYMEEMPQSAWRAKDFLSFALAKESFGETATQHLHNQFNALP
- a CDS encoding VOC family protein, encoding MQLNPYLMFNGQCEEAFKFYEQCLGGKITDMMTYAESPEPATEEEIPSDWHNKIMHTSLTIGNQELMGSDSPPKYHQETKGFSVTITLDDPVEADRIFHTLAENGTVQMPFEKTFWAYRFGMLIDRFGIPWMINCNQAA
- a CDS encoding SRPBCC domain-containing protein, whose translation is MKTTTVDKSAQQERELQIVRVFDAPRSLVFKVWTQPEHFARWLGPKDFMTTSCTMDVRPGGSYRACIRSPEGKNHWLQGVYREIVEPERLVFTFAWEDENSEPKHETLVTVTFTQQNGKTQLTFHQAIFESIEARDSHRSGWSECFDRLEIYLSNPMVAY
- a CDS encoding class I SAM-dependent methyltransferase gives rise to the protein MPGNQEFFDNPEVLARYLAQRDRPDNPNDTLERPIFLELAGNLSNLDIVDLGCGNADFGKKALLQGAHSYTGIEVSRAMVNLALETLANTSAKVYHQSIETWKAQKEQADLVSSRLALNYVEHLKPVFQQMYQALRPGGRLVISVEHPAITSNFASLAEGCRTNWLVDNYFRSGARVHTWLGQEITKYHHTLEEYFDLVIDTGFELVRIRESRPEKDNFWSESEYRRRLRIPLFLFILARKHKAN
- a CDS encoding SRPBCC family protein, translating into MLKPHGYSETESDRQIVITRIFNAPRELVFQAWTQAKHIEQWWGPKGFTTRVTELDLRPGGRSRYVMVGPDGTEYPVTGVFREVLPPERIVSTDEFDEGFEQVSNFDLPQGIVITVLFEDLNGKTKLTLEIVHESAQERRKHEEMGVVAGWNSTFDCLEEFLAKQVEDRHDSLTLTLPSEREIAITRVFNAPRQLVFDAWTQPEQVRQWFGCSSMTMSVCEIDLRVGGTWRFVLQDPSNGNEHGFSGEYREIVSPERLVATERYEQIPNSDRLNTLTLTEQEGKTILHIHIQHQSVEARDGHLQSGMELGLRSTLNRLEELLQSVT
- a CDS encoding ArsR/SmtB family transcription factor — protein: MSTDRLSVTLAALADPTRRAILAQLRQGEASVTELAQPFDMSLPAISKHLKVLERAGLIERSREAQWRPCQIKAEPLKEVADWLEQYRQFWEESFDRLDDYLQQLQAEENQQDNEN
- a CDS encoding SDR family oxidoreductase, which codes for MQPLKDKIAIVAGGTRGAGRGIAVELGAAGATVYVTGRSTSTERSEYNRPETIEETAELVNQAGGKGIAVQVDHLDPQQVLSLVARVEREQGQLDILINDIGAEHFAEFDKPIWEVDLERGLRLLRLAIDTHLITSHFALPLLIQKPGGLVVELTDGTADYNHQHYRQALIYDLAKNSIIRMAWALAQELQPHHCTAVCLTPGWLRSEMMLDSFGVSEANWQDATAKEPHFIISETPRYVGRAVAHLASDPDVTRWNGQSLSSGQLAKIYGFTDLDGSQPDAWRYIQEITEMGKPADPTGYR
- a CDS encoding nucleotidyltransferase domain-containing protein encodes the protein MYNFQIELIHQLFSEADKIDLPLWLQGGWAIDAKLNRITRKHEDIDIAYPGDCTTDFLALLHFLGGTITEQTNYGFLAQIQGVLLDCEPCIQVGEGYELEGLPPGTCPLEPTGSLGGKLLRCTSWEAILWDYFYYIEEVPQSQWRKKDFLSFALAKESFGETATQHLHEQFKRQYTVE